In Stanieria sp. NIES-3757, the DNA window AGGACACCAGCATCAGTTGGAAAAACAATATTTTCTTGAATGTCTGTAGTGGAATTGGATAGTACTTTAGGCAAATGGTTGACATTTTTTAGGAATACTACACATAGCACTCCTAAGAGCAAAAGTAACATTTTTTTTACCGCACTTTTCATAAAACGCTTTGATATATCTCCATCAGCCGTTTGTAATTTTCAGAGGCAGTATATTTTGCCTCAAATTCAGCGCGTGCCTCCTGTCGCATTTGTCTCAACTTTTGGGGACGTGCCAACAACCAATTGATCTGGGTCGCCAGGTCTGTGGGATCGCTAGGTCGAAAAAGTAGCCCAGTGCGTTCATGGTCTATAAGTTCAGCGATCGCTCCAAGATTAGAACCAACAACAGGAGTACCTTTGGCAAAGGCTTCAATCGCCACCATTCCAAAAGTCTCATACCACTCAGAAGGAAAAATTAAAAATGCTGCATCACCAACCACTTCATATACTTCTTCTAGGGAGCGACGTCCTAGCCATTCAATTTCTGGCATTTCCTGCATTGCTTCAGTGACTAGTCCTGACATAGGCCCATCGCCCAGAATTTTAAGCGGAATCTTTCCCCCCAGTTGCCGCCAGGCATCTAGCATGACCCCTAATCCCTTCTCAACGGACAACCGCCCGACAAATAAGGCATAGCCACCTTTCCCTTCTCCAGGTAAAGGGGCAGGATGCAAAAAGTTGGTTTTAAAGGCGAGTTTGTCCAATGGCAAGCCCCCTTGAATAAACTTGTCCATGGCAAACTGACTGTAAACAATGAACCGATCAACCGCCTTACTCCAAGTGCCAAACCAAGAGTGAAAGCTAATCATTGACGCCACCATTGCGCTGGCACCGCGGGAACCGCGATAGCAACCGTGGATGATTCCCGGCAAGGGTAAAGGTTTGTCGAGACAATCTTGGCAGATCCTCCCATTTCGGAAAAACAGAGCGTTGGGGCAGAGTAAGCGATAGTTATGCAGGGTTTGCACAACCGGTATGCCTTCATCTTTGAGAGCATAGTAAGCGGCTGGAGAGATTAGTGGA includes these proteins:
- a CDS encoding glycosyl transferase group 1, with amino-acid sequence MRILTIHNYYQQSGGEEQIFNTEVNLLHSRGHEVWCYTLNNDQIRKINLLELTKRTLWNGEVYQQLRALVRQEKPDLAHFHNTFPLISPAAYYALKDEGIPVVQTLHNYRLLCPNALFFRNGRICQDCLDKPLPLPGIIHGCYRGSRGASAMVASMISFHSWFGTWSKAVDRFIVYSQFAMDKFIQGGLPLDKLAFKTNFLHPAPLPGEGKGGYALFVGRLSVEKGLGVMLDAWRQLGGKIPLKILGDGPMSGLVTEAMQEMPEIEWLGRRSLEEVYEVVGDAAFLIFPSEWYETFGMVAIEAFAKGTPVVGSNLGAIAELIDHERTGLLFRPSDPTDLATQINWLLARPQKLRQMRQEARAEFEAKYTASENYKRLMEIYQSVL